A genomic window from Castor canadensis chromosome 18, mCasCan1.hap1v2, whole genome shotgun sequence includes:
- the Morn3 gene encoding MORN repeat-containing protein 3 has translation MPVTKCPKKSEPLWKGWEQKTQKNGLRHQVYAVNGDHYVGEWKDNTKHGKGTQVWKKTGAIYEGDWKFGKRDGYGTLSLPDQETGKYRRIYSGWWKGDKKSGYGIQFFGPKDYYEGEWCGNQRCGWGRMYYRNGDIYEGWWWNNKPEREGMLRLKNGNRYEGNWERGMKNGHGRFFYLDHGQLFEGFWVDDVPKCGTMIDFGRDEAPEPTQFPIPELKLLDPDGVLEEALVMFKKTEEGGH, from the exons ATGCCAGTCACCAAGTGCCCAAAAAAGTCAGAACCCCTGTGGAAGGGGTGGGAGCAGAAAACCCAGAAGAATGGACTGAGGCACCAGGTGTACGCAGTGAATGGAGACCACTACGTGGGCGAATGGAAGGACAACACAAAACATG GAAAAGGAACACAGGTCTGGAAAAAGACAGGTGCCATCTATGAAGGCGACTGGAAGTTTGGGAAGAGAGATGGCTATGGCACCCTCAGCCTTCCAGACCAAGAGACAGGAAAGTACAGGAGAATCTACTCGGGCTGGTGGAAAGGTGATAAGAAATCG GGCTACGGGATCCAGTTTTTCGGACCCAAGGATTATTACGAGGGTGAGTGGTGTGGCAACCAGCGCTGCGGGTGGGGCCGCATGTACTACAGGAACGGCGACATCTACGAGGGCTGGTGGTGGAACAACAAACCCGAAAGGGAGGGCATGTTACGTCTGA AGAATGGAAACCGCTACGAGGGCAACTGGGAGAGAGGCATGAAGAACGGGCATGGGCGTTTCTTCTACCTGGACCATGGTCAGCTATTTGAAGGTTTCTGGGTGGATGATGTGCCCAAGTGTGGCACCATGATCGACTTTGGCCGCGATGAGGCCCCGGAGCCTACCCAGTTCCCCATTCCTGAG CTCAAACTTCTAGACCCTGATGGTGTGTTGGAGGAAGCCTTGGTCATGTTCAAAAAAACAGAGGAAGGAGGACACTGA